In Bacillota bacterium, the DNA window GTTCAGTTTCATCCGGCATCGATTTTGACTGAATATGGTCAACGGATCCTGGACAATTTCATAAGCCTGGCCGGCGAATGCAAATGCTCTGGCAGGGAAGGAGGGATGGATGATGGAACCCATCGTTGAGGTCTGGCCAGACACCCTTCCATTGGATCGGCTCCACGGCATTTTTGAAGGCAACCCCTATGCCTTTTTGCTGGAAAGCGGCGGCAACCAGGATGCTCTGGGCCGTTTTTCCATCATGGGCGGGGATCCTTTTCTTGTTTTCAGTTCACGGGGCGACCGTTGTGCAATCCGTTACGCCGGGGGATACAACGTTTTCATTGAAAAAAATCCTTTCTCATGTCTGGGAGAATTGCTCGCTGGACTTTCTACTCTTTCCAGGCATGAAATACCGATGGTAGGTGGCGGGGCTGTGGGTTATCTTTCTTACGATATGGGGCGTTCCCTCGAAAGGCTACCGAGGTGTATTCCGGATGACACAGGGATACCCGAATGCATCATGGCCTTTTATGACCGTGGAATAGTCGTGGATCATCATCAACATGAAACCTATCTTTTTTCAACGGGGCAGCCGTTCCGGGATCCCCCGGCAAGGCTCGCTCATCGTGACCGGCGTTTCCGGGAATTGCAATACAGATTGAAGGATACGATGCGTCGACAGGAAGCAATGCCTGCTGTCGAGATAAAGGGAAGTGGCCCTTGCAGCAACTTTTCCCGGAAAGAATACATGGACATGGTGGAAAAAGCCCTCGGTTATATCGGACGCGGAGAGATCTACCAGGTCAACCTGTCCCAGCGTTTCGAAGCCCGGCTGGAGAGCCCCCCCTGGGCGCTTTATCGTCGGCTTCGGTCGATCAATCCTGCTCCTTTTGCTTCTTTCCTGGATTTTCCCGAAGTGAATGTTGTTTCATCCTCGCCGGAAAGGTTTCTCAAACTTGACGGGCTGGATCTGGAAACACGGCCCATCAAGGGGACACGTCCACGCGGGAAAAACGTGGCGGAAGACCTGTCATTGAAACGGGAGCTTCTGGAAAGTGAAAAAGACCGGGCAGAACTGGCCATGATCGTGGACCAGGAAAGGAATGATCTTTGCCGGGTGTGCCGGACAGGCACGGTGGAGGTTCCATCCCTGGCCACCCTGGAGGAATATGCCACGGTATATCATCTGGTGGCAACGGTAACGGGGAAAATCCCGCAAGAAAAAGGTATAATGGAAGTGTTGAAGGGGGCATTCCCGGGAGGATCAATCACCGGTGCGCCAAAAATAAGATCCATGGAAATCATAGAAGAACTGGAACCGGTCAGGCGCGGTATCTATACGGGTTCGATCGGGTACATTGACTTTGCCGGGAAAGCGGATTTGAATATTGTCATCCGTACATTTGTTATCAAGGGCCAACGAGCTTTTTTTCAGGTCGGGGGCGGCATCGTGGCTGATTCGTCTCCGGAAGCGGAGTTCCTGGAAACGCTGGACAAGGCCAGAGCGTTGTTTGCAGCGTTGGGCCTTTGATGCAGGGAGGGTGTATCGATTGCAAACTTGCTGTTTTTTGAACGGTGATATTGTACCCATCGGGGAAGCGCAGATTTCCATATTTGACCGGGGCATATTCTACGGGGATGGCCTTTTTGAAACGATGAGGGTGTACGGGGGTATTCCCTTTCTTCTGGACAGGCATGTTGAAAGGCTTGAGCGGGGCGCTGACCTGCTTGGCCTGAAAATGCCTGGTAAAAAGGACAACATATTTCGGGCGGTGGAGAAGGTCATAGACACCAACTCCCTGCATGAAGGGGTATTGCGCCTGACCCTTACCAGGGGCTTTTCCCGGCGCGGGCTCTGGCCCCTGGAATCTGGCCCATCAACTTTTTTCATCACATCGCATGCCGGGATTCCATACGCGCCGGAACAGTACCGGAGGGGTTTTCGCGGGGCATTGATCGGTTTTCCCCTGAACGAGTACTCGCCGCTCGCAGGCCTCAAAACATTGAACCGCCTCGATCATGTGTTGGGAAGAAAGGAAGCGACAGGCAGGGGTTGCGATGAAGGCATCTTCTTGAACCAGAAACGTTATCTGGCCGAAGGGACGGTGAGCAATCTTTTCCTGGTCAAGGGCAAAGAGGTGTACACTCCACCTGCAGAAGCCGGTATCCTGCCGGGAATAACTCGTGCCCTGGCTATCAAACTGGCCGAAAAAAAAATCAAAATACATGAACAAAATATTTCCCCGCTTTTTCTGAAAGAAGCCGATGAAGCTTTTTTGACGAATTCCCTGCTACAGGTCATGCCCCTGATTGCGATCGAGGGAAAACCGGTTGGTACGGGTAAACCCGGCCCGGTGACGGCAGATTTCCAGCATCTCTACCGGGAGTATCTGGAAAAATATCTTGACGGCTCGCGGTGATGTGGAATAGACTGCCCGGGGCAGAAGATCTACGGGTTTTGGTTATTCCCGGCCATGAGATGGCTGTACTTGCCCCAGGGTTTTTCCCCTTCATACCGATCAATGCCTTCCGGGGGGCCAAGATCGTGCAGAAGAGCGGTCACGTTCCTGGAGTAGCCCGGCGGGACAAGATCCGGAGCAATCTCAACCAGGGGAACAAGGACAAACCAGCGCTTGTCCAGCAAGGGATGGGGGAGCGTGAGTGTCGTTGTCCGCATCACAACACCCGGGAAAACAAGGATATCGATATCGATAAAACGTGCTTCCCAGTGGCCTTTCCGTCTGCGTCCAAGGTCATATTCTATTTTTTTGGTGGCGTTCAACAGGGAGATGGGCGACAGAGATGTTGTGATCGCGCATACCGCATTGAGGTACCTGCCCTGTAACGGGCCGCCGACCGGATCAGTTTCGTAGACAGAGGAAAGTTTCGACATTTCGGTGTTTTGAAGCCGGTCCATTTCCTCGACGGCACGATTGAGAAAGTCAAGCCTGTCCTTGAGATTCGATCCCAGACCGATGTAAACCGTGGTCATTATTTTATCACCTGTTTGTCAAAAAAGATCGGTTTCCCGGCAAAAATTATTATCTGGAACGGCTGATGGTTGCCGATACCCCGCCGCTCAAAACCGGCAGTGGCGGCCGTGGTTTCTCCACTGTTACGGTAACGTGGTTTACTTTATTTATTTTGATCAGTTCCCCGGCCAATCTGTCCGCAACTGACTCGATCAGATCGTATCTTTCTTTCAGCATGATCTCTTCGATCAACAGGGAAATATCCGCATAATCTATCGTTTCCCCGAGGTCGTCGGCCCGGCTGATTCCCTCCAGATCAGCATCCAATTCCACGCTTACCAGAAATTCCTGCCCGCGTTCTTTCTCCTCCGGCAGAACACCATGGTAAGCAAAAAAAGATAATCTATTCAATCTTATCTTTCCCATGCATTTTCAGCCTTTCTGACGCCTCACGATCGCGTCGGTCATTCTGACTACACGCCCCATTTCCCTGACATCATGAACCCTGACAATATCCACTCCGGCAGCGATTCCATAAGCTATTGTAGCAGCAGTTCCTTCCAGGCGGTCCTCCACGGGCAGATTCAGTGTTTTGCCGATCATGGATTTTCTTGAAGAACCAAGCAACACCGGAAACCCCAGTGATTTCAACTCATGCAGATGATGCATGGCTTCCAGATTCTGATCAAGGTTTTTCCCGAATCCGATACCCGGGTCGACAATAATTTTACTCTTTTCTATCCCGGCAGCCAATGCCAGATCGACACTCTCTTGCAAGTCCGAGATGATGTCGGGGATGAAATCGCGATAAACAGGTTCTCTCCGATTATGCATCAGGCAGACGGGAACCCCTGCTGTGGCAACAATCCCGGCCATTTTACGATCAGCCTTCAACCCCCAGATATCGTTGACCATATGGACACCTTCATGCAGGGCCGCGGTTGCAATTTCTGCCTTGTAGGTGTCTATGGAAAGGGGAAGATCGATTTCTTTTTTGAGGGTGCGGATGATGGGGATAACCCTGTTTAGCTCCTCTTCCAGGGAGATGGGCATATATCCGGGACGGGTTGATTCCCCCCCTATATCGATTATATCCGCTCCCTCTTCGGCCATACGCAGCGCCTGGGCAATAGCTTTATCAAATTGGTGGAAGAGGCCCCCGTCTGAAAAAGAATCGGGGGTGACATTGAGGATTCCCATGATCAATGTTCTTTCCCCCAGGGGGAGATCGTATGGTCCCAGTTGTAAAATAGAGGTCATTACTGTTTACCGTAGCCTTATCGATTCTCTGGATTTATCTTTTTGAGTGCCGTCATCCTGTTTTGTTTTATCCTTTTATCAGGGTAAAAGCTTCTTCCCTGGAAACGGGACTGTGGCGGAAGAGTCCCCTTACTGCCGAAGTGACTGTTATTGAACCGGGTTTCTTTACCCCGCGTATGGTCATGCAAAGGTGTTCGGCTTCCACCACGACAACTACCCCCTTCGGGGCCAATTTTTCCATGGCTACATCGGCAACCTGGCTGGTAAGCCTCTCCTGCAACTGCGGGCGGCGGGCAAATACTTCGATCAATTTGACCAATTTGCTCAGACCGATGATGCGCCCATCGGCAGGAATGTAAGCGATATGTGCCTTGCCATAAAAAGGGAGAAGATGGTGTTCGCACATGGAATAGAAAGAGATATCTTTGATCAGAACCATCTCTTCATGGTTGTCGGTAACGAAAAATTTATGCAGGATGTCGCATGGATCCTGGCTCAATCCGCTAAAAACCTCCTTGTACATCCTGGCCACTCGCTTTGGCGTTTCACGGAGCCCTTCCCGTTCAAGGTCCTCGCCTATCGCCTCCAGTATCATTTTTACTGCTTCTTCTATCTTCTGCTCGTCTACCATATTCCTCTCCTTTGAGTCTTGATTCTGTTCATAAAGCTTTCAAATGTGGTGATGCAACGACGTTTTTTTCTTCTTCATGTAGATTGTACTTAGCAAGATTCTACTAATTTGCCGATTTTCCTGCCATGATGTCAATTTTTTACCCGACAAAATCATTTCCTTTGATTGAATTAAAATATTCACTCTGTTATTATGTTGTAGGGTAAATCGGGAGGGAAGAGAAAAATGTTGCTGGCCATCGATGTGGGCAATTCGTATATCATGCTGGGGGTCTTCGAAAACAACAAGATGCAAATCTGTTGGCGGATGGCGACAAAACATGAGCGCACCGAGGATGAACTCGGCATCATGATCAAAAACCTTTTTCTGCATAGCAACCTGGAGTGGAAAGCGGTTACGGGGATAGCCATTTCTTCCGTTGTGCCTCCCCTGATGCATACGCTGGAAAAGATGTCACAAAAATATTTCGAACTGTATCCCCTGGTTGTGGGCCCGGGAGTGAAGACCGGTTTGAATATTTTGATGGATGACCCCCGTGAAGTTGGGGCCGACAGGGTGGTCAATGCCGTGGCGGCTTATACCCTCTACGGGGGGCCAACGATTATTGTCGATTTCGGCACGGCCACAACTTTCTGTGTTATAAATGAAAAAGGAGATTATCTCGGTGGAGCCATAGCCCCGGGAATTGGAATCTCCACCGAAGCCCTCTTTACCAAAGCGGCCAAACTTCCCCGGGTAGAATTGGCCAAACCCAAACGGGTAATTGGCAAGAATACGATCAGCAGCATGCAGTCAGGAATTATTTATGGCCTGGTGGGCCAGGTAGATGGCATTGTACGGCGCATCTGCAGGGAACTATCTTCCAAACCATTTGTCGTGGCCACGGGGGGCTATGCGGAATTTCTGGCCAGTGAATCGGAAACCATCGAAGAGGTCAATTACAATCTAACCCTCGAAGGGTTGAAAATCATTTACAACCGGCAGAAGGAAAGAAATTATTCGGCCAAATCTTAAACAATATTTCAAATATATTTTATTTTGTTGGTTTTGGCGGAAGGATTTTATGATTGCCATATAGAATACATGCATGTCAGTTTAAGGTATCTTCTTTTTGACAAACTTTTTATTGATGAACTGAACGTACAAACATAAATAAATTCAGCAAAATTGATTGTTAAACAATATAATAACAGGCGGGTTTATCGTTGAAAGATTACATTGCCAAAACAATATTTCGTTATGTGCTTGTATTTGTGATGATGTACGGGTTCTATGTAATTTTCCACGGCCATCTTTCCCCGGGCGGGGGTTTTGCAGGTGGCACGGTTCTGGGCCTCGGGGTTCTTCTGTTTTTCCTCATTTTCGGTCCGACATGGAGGAAGCGTCTGGGTAATATCCCCCTCGATGTCGCTGTTGTTCTGATCACTATAGGAAGCCTCATGGAAGGCATCAAGTATCTGTTGCCTGCGCACAAGGGCCCGGTCGGAGAGGTGGGCACTCTATTCAGTGTCGGTATCATCTCCGTGGTGAACCTGGGAATCGGGCTGCTGGTGGCCAGCACCATCATCAGCATATATTATCTGTTATCCGGGGAGGATTAGCCGTGAGTTGGAAAATATTGATGGTCAACTATCCCTATTTCATCTCCATAATAATATTTACGGTAGGGTTGATGATTGTATTGACCCAACCAAACCTGATCAAAAAAGTATTTGGTTTGAACATCATCAGCAATGCCACCTTTTTATTCTTTATCTCGATGGGCAGCATTGTCGGTGGGGAAGTACCCATCGTCGAAGTCGGTGCCCCCGCAGATATAGTTTATATCAATCCCCTTCCCTCCGCGCTGGTCCTGACGGGGATTGTGGTAGGGTTCAGCACGACATCTTTTGCCATGGCCTTGATTGCAAAACTTTACACGCTTTACGGCACTGTATATGCTCCAAATTTTATGAAGATGAGATGAGGTGAACGGATTTGGTCTATGGGCAGAACAACCTTCCTTTTATATTGATCATAGGCAGTTTGATATCCGCTTTTGCGATGCCCCTGCTGGCACGGTGGAAAAGG includes these proteins:
- a CDS encoding type III pantothenate kinase is translated as MLLAIDVGNSYIMLGVFENNKMQICWRMATKHERTEDELGIMIKNLFLHSNLEWKAVTGIAISSVVPPLMHTLEKMSQKYFELYPLVVGPGVKTGLNILMDDPREVGADRVVNAVAAYTLYGGPTIIVDFGTATTFCVINEKGDYLGGAIAPGIGISTEALFTKAAKLPRVELAKPKRVIGKNTISSMQSGIIYGLVGQVDGIVRRICRELSSKPFVVATGGYAEFLASESETIEEVNYNLTLEGLKIIYNRQKERNYSAKS
- a CDS encoding sodium:proton antiporter, producing MKDYIAKTIFRYVLVFVMMYGFYVIFHGHLSPGGGFAGGTVLGLGVLLFFLIFGPTWRKRLGNIPLDVAVVLITIGSLMEGIKYLLPAHKGPVGEVGTLFSVGIISVVNLGIGLLVASTIISIYYLLSGED
- the folE gene encoding GTP cyclohydrolase I FolE; translation: MVDEQKIEEAVKMILEAIGEDLEREGLRETPKRVARMYKEVFSGLSQDPCDILHKFFVTDNHEEMVLIKDISFYSMCEHHLLPFYGKAHIAYIPADGRIIGLSKLVKLIEVFARRPQLQERLTSQVADVAMEKLAPKGVVVVVEAEHLCMTIRGVKKPGSITVTSAVRGLFRHSPVSREEAFTLIKG
- a CDS encoding cation:proton antiporter subunit C, yielding MVNYPYFISIIIFTVGLMIVLTQPNLIKKVFGLNIISNATFLFFISMGSIVGGEVPIVEVGAPADIVYINPLPSALVLTGIVVGFSTTSFAMALIAKLYTLYGTVYAPNFMKMR
- the folP gene encoding dihydropteroate synthase translates to MTSILQLGPYDLPLGERTLIMGILNVTPDSFSDGGLFHQFDKAIAQALRMAEEGADIIDIGGESTRPGYMPISLEEELNRVIPIIRTLKKEIDLPLSIDTYKAEIATAALHEGVHMVNDIWGLKADRKMAGIVATAGVPVCLMHNRREPVYRDFIPDIISDLQESVDLALAAGIEKSKIIVDPGIGFGKNLDQNLEAMHHLHELKSLGFPVLLGSSRKSMIGKTLNLPVEDRLEGTAATIAYGIAAGVDIVRVHDVREMGRVVRMTDAIVRRQKG
- the folK gene encoding 2-amino-4-hydroxy-6-hydroxymethyldihydropteridine diphosphokinase → MTTVYIGLGSNLKDRLDFLNRAVEEMDRLQNTEMSKLSSVYETDPVGGPLQGRYLNAVCAITTSLSPISLLNATKKIEYDLGRRRKGHWEARFIDIDILVFPGVVMRTTTLTLPHPLLDKRWFVLVPLVEIAPDLVPPGYSRNVTALLHDLGPPEGIDRYEGEKPWGKYSHLMAGNNQNP
- a CDS encoding 2-keto-4-methylthiobutyrate aminotransferase, translating into MQTCCFLNGDIVPIGEAQISIFDRGIFYGDGLFETMRVYGGIPFLLDRHVERLERGADLLGLKMPGKKDNIFRAVEKVIDTNSLHEGVLRLTLTRGFSRRGLWPLESGPSTFFITSHAGIPYAPEQYRRGFRGALIGFPLNEYSPLAGLKTLNRLDHVLGRKEATGRGCDEGIFLNQKRYLAEGTVSNLFLVKGKEVYTPPAEAGILPGITRALAIKLAEKKIKIHEQNISPLFLKEADEAFLTNSLLQVMPLIAIEGKPVGTGKPGPVTADFQHLYREYLEKYLDGSR
- the pabB gene encoding aminodeoxychorismate synthase component I, giving the protein MMEPIVEVWPDTLPLDRLHGIFEGNPYAFLLESGGNQDALGRFSIMGGDPFLVFSSRGDRCAIRYAGGYNVFIEKNPFSCLGELLAGLSTLSRHEIPMVGGGAVGYLSYDMGRSLERLPRCIPDDTGIPECIMAFYDRGIVVDHHQHETYLFSTGQPFRDPPARLAHRDRRFRELQYRLKDTMRRQEAMPAVEIKGSGPCSNFSRKEYMDMVEKALGYIGRGEIYQVNLSQRFEARLESPPWALYRRLRSINPAPFASFLDFPEVNVVSSSPERFLKLDGLDLETRPIKGTRPRGKNVAEDLSLKRELLESEKDRAELAMIVDQERNDLCRVCRTGTVEVPSLATLEEYATVYHLVATVTGKIPQEKGIMEVLKGAFPGGSITGAPKIRSMEIIEELEPVRRGIYTGSIGYIDFAGKADLNIVIRTFVIKGQRAFFQVGGGIVADSSPEAEFLETLDKARALFAALGL
- the folB gene encoding dihydroneopterin aldolase, producing MGKIRLNRLSFFAYHGVLPEEKERGQEFLVSVELDADLEGISRADDLGETIDYADISLLIEEIMLKERYDLIESVADRLAGELIKINKVNHVTVTVEKPRPPLPVLSGGVSATISRSR